TCACCTCCTACATCTCGACCCACGAGAGATGGGCCACGTACTGACCTGGCCTTTATCGACGGCCAGCCGGGCCGCTGGGACGCCTACGGCCCTGCGCGGGCTGGACCTCGCCGCCGCCGGCCCCGAAGCCTCGCATGCCTTCCGTGCCCGCGAGATCCTGGCCGAGGACCTGCGCTACCTGTTCGGCGGCGTGCTGGCGACCCGCGGCATCGGCCTGGAGAACCACACGCTGACGACGCCCGACCGCATCGAAGGGCTGCGCGAACTGCTGGCCGGCTACCTGGCCGGCGTGGAGCCCGTCGGCGTGGCGAGCAGCCAGGCCTTCCCGAACCCCTGCAACCCGCGCACGACGATCGAGATGACCCTGCCCGCGGGCTCTGCCGAAGTCGACGGCGCCGAAATCGCGATCTACGACATCCGCGGTCAGCTGGTGCGCAAGCTGCAGGGCGGTGCCTCGGCGAACGGGCGTGTGGCTGTCACCTGGGACGGAGCGGACGACTCCGGCCGGCTGGTGCCCTCGGGCCGCTACCTCTACGCGGTGCGCGCTGCGGCCGTCACCTCGCGCGGCTCGGTCACGCTGGTTCGCTGACGAAGAGCACGCTGAAGAAGAACCCGGCGTGGGCCGCACGGCCCCGCCGACCGGAAGAAGGGTGCGTCGCCGGGAAGGTCCCGGCGGTGCGATGGAACGGACGAAGGGAACAGGCTGACATGTCGAAGAGGACCTTCACGACGGCGACGATGATCTGCGGACTGGTGGCCCTGGCCGTACTTGCCGGATGCGGCGGCGGCTCCCAGGCTCCCGTGGCGCCGACGCCCGAGGCCATGATCAAGCAATTGACGGCGACCGACGCGGTCTATGAAGCCAACCCGATCTACGCACCCGACGGTTCGGCCATCCTTTTCGAGTCCGATGCCACGGGCAATCGCGAGATCTGGCTGCTGCCGACCAACGGTGCGGCGGCCCGTCAGTTGACCGACCACCCGGGGGAGGACACGGCTCCCTACTGGCTGCCCGACGGCAGCGGGTTCGTGTTCGAATCCACGCGCAGCGGCACGAAGTCCATCTGGCGCCTGGATCTAGCGCACGCGGGCAGCGCGCCTGTGCAGCTCACCGACGACGCCGGCGATGACGGCAGTCCGGCCGTGTCGCCGGACGGCGCGCTGGTGGTCTACGAGTCGAACCGCGGCGGCAACGGACAGGACCTGTGGCTGTCGCCGGTGGGTGGCGGCACGGCGGTGCGCCTGACGGTGAGCGTCGGCGGCAGTTACGATCGCACGGCCGACTGGTCCCCCGACGGCAACACGATCGTCTTCGAGTCGAACCGCAAGGACGGCATGTCGGCCCTGTTCATGGTGCCGGCGAAGGGCGGCGCCTTCACGCAGTTGACGCCGCTGGCCGGCTACGAAGGCCACCCGGCGTGGTCGCCTGACGGTCGGCGCGTGGCGTTCGAAAGCGGGCAGTCAGGCACCATGGAGGTCTGGTGCATCGACGTCGACGGCAACAACGCGCGTCAGCTGACGAGCGACGGAGGCTACTGGCCCCGCTGGAGCCCGAACGGCCGCAAGCTGGTGTACTGCAACTGGGGCGCGCTGGCGCCGAACCTGTGGGAGATCACGATCCAGTAGGGATTCGTGCGCGGCTGCGGCCAGCTATGGAGGGCGGAGTTGGGGGGCGGAGTTGGCATCCCTGGCTGGACTGGATCCGAACTTCGGAATGCCCCGCACTGGGCATCTTCAGCTAGACTCGCGGTGACACGGCCGGAAAGGCCGCCAACCGTGGGAGACAGGTGGAATGCAGCCGAAGTACCGCAAGCACATCATCCCCTCACTGCTGCACGGCCAGGACTTCGAGGAAGCCCTGGCCGCCTGCATTGAGCGGTTCGAGATCATCGAGACCTTGGAAACCCAGCTGGCCTACCCGGCGTGCGTGGTGGACTTCTACGGCGACCAGCTGCCGGCCATGCACGAGCTGGAGCGGTACGTCCGTAGCCCGTGGCACAATGTCCCGCTGCCGGTCCAGACTCCGCCGCCGATGGCGAATGTCGCCTGGGCACTGTTGGACTACCAAGACCGGGACGAGGAGATCCAGGACCTCCTGACAGGGGTGGCGGCAAGCTGCCCCGGCGTCTTGGTGCGACCAGACGAGGCCCCGGAGGTAGGCGAGGCCATCAAGAAGCTACTGGCCGAA
The window above is part of the bacterium genome. Proteins encoded here:
- a CDS encoding PD40 domain-containing protein, yielding MSKRTFTTATMICGLVALAVLAGCGGGSQAPVAPTPEAMIKQLTATDAVYEANPIYAPDGSAILFESDATGNREIWLLPTNGAAARQLTDHPGEDTAPYWLPDGSGFVFESTRSGTKSIWRLDLAHAGSAPVQLTDDAGDDGSPAVSPDGALVVYESNRGGNGQDLWLSPVGGGTAVRLTVSVGGSYDRTADWSPDGNTIVFESNRKDGMSALFMVPAKGGAFTQLTPLAGYEGHPAWSPDGRRVAFESGQSGTMEVWCIDVDGNNARQLTSDGGYWPRWSPNGRKLVYCNWGALAPNLWEITIQ